From the genome of Nicotiana sylvestris chromosome 1, ASM39365v2, whole genome shotgun sequence:
GACACTTCTGAAAAGATTTCCAAAAATGTGTTGTAAATTAAGCCCCTCGATCAGAGATAATAGATAATGGTACCCCGTGAAGGCGCacaatctcccgaatgtaaaGCTTGGCATAATCCTCGGCTGAATATGTCGTCCTGACTGGAAGAAAATGAGCAaattttgtaagcctatcaataatTACCCAAACAGAATCATACCTCCGTGGAGTGCGAGGCAAACCGGTTATGAAGTCCATATTTATCATGTCTCATTTCCATAATGGAAGTTCAATACACTAAGTTAGGCCTCCAGACCTCTGATGTTCGGCTTTAACTTACTGGCAGTTAGGACATGGGCTACCATCTCCGCGATATCTTTTTTCATTCCATTCCACCAATAGATCTGTCGAAGGTCCCGATACATCCTTGTCGCTCTGGGATGAACTGCATATCTAGAATAACGGGCCTCCAAAAGAATTTTGGCGCGGAGCTCTCCGACTGTCGGTACACATAAGCGGCCCTGGTATCTAAGGACTCCATCTCCAGTTAGCTCAAATAAAGGTTGTCTCTGCTGTGGAATACTTTCCTTCAGTTTTATAAGCTTAGGATCCTTGTGTTGTCGCTCTTTCACTTCAGTAACAAAAGAAGATTTTGTCGTATTCTGAACGAGAATGCATCCACCCTCTGCATCTACCAAACGCACCTGCAAACTAGCTAGCTGTAGATATTTGGTCATCTTGACCTTATCAACTTTAACATGGCTTAGACTGCCCATGGACTTCCGGCTAAGAGCATCAGCAACAATATTAGCTTTGCCGGGAtgatataaaatatcaacatcatagtcaTTTAGTAattctagccatcttctttgtcgTAGGTTCAGCTCCCTCTGTTTAAATAAATACTGAAGGCTCTGGTGGTAGGTAAAAACATCAATATGaaccccatatagataatgccacCAAATCTGTAAGGCGAAGACAACTACGGCTAACTCAAGATCGTGCATAGGATAGTTCTGTTCATGTTTCCGCAACTGTCTAGAGGCGTACGcgataaccttaccatgctgcataagAACACAACTTAGGCCAattctcgaggcatcacaatagacaacaTAACCCTCGGTGCCATTCGGAAGAGTCAAAATAGGTGCCGTCGTAAGCCTTTTCTTTACCTCCTGAAAACTTTATTCACATGCCTCAGTCCACTGAAACTTAGCTCCCTTATGTGTCAGCTTCGTCAATGGTGCAGAAATAGAGGAAAATCCTCCCACAAACCTTCGGTAATACCCTGCCAAGCCTAAAAAGCTACGAACCTCTGTCGGATTCAAGGGCCTCGGCCAAGTCATCACAACTTCAATCTTTTGGCCATCAACCTTGATACCATCGCTGGTAATAACATGACCAAGAAAAGCTACAGAagttagccaaaactcacatttagagaatttagcatataacatGTAGTCCTGGAGAGTCCGCAATAAAGCTCGCAAGTGATCCGCATGCTTGGCTTCCGATCGTgaatatatcaagatatcatcaataaacacaatcacaaattcATCCAAGAATGGTTTGAATACCCGGTTCATAAgatccataaaggctgctggggcatttgtaagCCCAAAAGACATGACAAGGAATTCAAAATGGCCATACCTCGTCCTAAATGCTGTTTTTGGGATATCAATATCCTTGACTCGTAGCTGATGATAACCGGATCGCAAGTCGATCTTCGAAAAGCATTTGGCACTTTGTAACTGGTCGAACAAGTCATCAATCCGTGGAagaggatacttattcttgatagtgactttattTAGTTGcctgtagtcaatacacatccgcaagGAGCCATCATTCTTTCGAACAAAGAGCACCGGAGCACCCCATGGGGATGTACTTggcctaataaagcctttatcgagcaagtcctttattttttccttcaatttcctTAGCTCTGCAggagccattctatagggaggaatggATATATGTTGCGTATCAGGAAGCAAATCTATAGCGAAATCGATTTCCCTTTCGGGGGGAATTCACAATAGGAACCGATTGAAGAGtcgctggctccttatctataCCCCTGACATGGACCAGATGGTATATACAACCTTTAGCAATAACTTCCGAGCCCTAAGGTATGGAATAGACTTACCTTTGGGCGTGGCTACATTACCTTTCCATTCAAGGACAAGCTCACCCAGAAAATGAAATCGGACCAACTTTGCACGACAAACAATATTAGCATAACAAGatgccaaccaatccatacccataatgACATCGAAGTCTAGCATAACCAATTCCACTAAATCAGCAGAAGTTGGACGGTCATTAATTAACACTGTACAACCTCTATAGACATGATTAGCAACAATAGAGTCGTCAACTGGCGTAGACACCTCAACTGGCTGTGGCAACAACTCAGATCTCATGTCAAGCTTACCAGCAATAAATGGAGtaatatatgaaaatgtagagtCGGGATCTATCAATGCATAAATGGCATGAAAATGTATTGTCAATATACCTGTGACAACATTTGGGGATACCTCTGAATCCTGTCGGCCTGTGAGTGCATAAAAGCGGTTCTGGCCACCACTAGAACCTGAGGTGTCTCCTCCACCTCTCCCCTACCACGTCCCTGAGTAGACTTTGGACCTGGTCGGGGAGCACGGACTGAGGGCGATGAGGCTGTTGTGGATCCTGAAGGCTGAGCTGGTGCACCTCTGCCTAACCCCGGGAACCGGCTAATAAAATGTCATGTCTACCCACAATGATAACATGCACTCGAACCCTGTCTACACTACCCGGTGTGTAGCTTACCGCACTGAGTACATGGAGGAATAGGCTGTCTTATTTGTGCGAAACGCTCCTATCGACGGATCTCAGGCTGGCATGAGCACTGCCCTGGTCCTAACTGAATATAACGATCAAATCGATGGCCCTGCATCTGTGGTGGGGAACTACCTGCTGATCGAGGTGGATATCGATGGAGTAAGGGCTTGAAATCACCCTGTGGCTCCCTATAAGACCCCATAGTACGAGCCCTCTTACTCTGTTCCCTATCCTTGCGAGTATCACGAATCTGATGGGAAAGGTCCTCTGTAGTCTGAGCGAAAGCTTGTATGCGGGAAATATCTACATCATCCGATAGGGATGCTACCCTACAGTCTCTAATCAGATGATCCCCCAAACCATCCATATAATGATGAACTCTAGCCCTTATGGTACGTACAATATCTGGTGCATACCTCGCCAAAGAATTAAACTTATGGCTATAATCCCTCACACTCATATCCCCCTGCTTCAGGCTAAAAAACTGGTCAAGACGGGCCTCCTGAACCTCCCGTGGCAAATAATGGGCTAAAAAAGCCTCAGAGAAGTCCTCCAACTCTGCTGGCGGAGCATCAGGTCCTCTAGATCTCTCCCATCCCTCATACCATAGGATGACTATATCACGTAGTCGAAAAGAAGCCAACTCCACAGCCTCGGTGACGGAGGCATGCATCACCCTCAATACTCTATACATTTGGTCTATAAAGTCCTGGGGATCTTCAGTGGAACTGGATCCTGTAAATAATGGAGGGGACAAGTAAAGAAACTCTCGTACCGTCGAGCTTCCTATCCGATCTTAATGAGCATCTGCTCCCGACTCTAGCTGTCGCTCATGAATAGAAACCATCCTAGTCATCAATTGAACTGCCTCCCTTATCCTCTGCTCCCCAATCTCTGATGGCGGAACAACAGGTGCTAGAGGTCCTGTGTCTCTAGCTGCCTCAGGTACTAATATAACTGGTGAGGCTGAGGCTACTGCATCTCCCTAGGCTCCAACAAGTGCTGGGGAAGCTGAGACTAGGGGTACTGGAGACTCACTGTATGCCTCTAAGGGAAATCTATCCCTCTGACCTGCTGGGGAACGACTGGTACCTTCCCCCGGATTCATACCTATCTCTCACTATGCCATCTCCTGAGCATAGGTAGCATGTAAGATAAGAAACACAAAGCACGATTTAGATTTCATATGTTCTTATAACTTCGCTCTATAGCACAATCTATTAATTGAAAGAAAAATAACCATTCCTAAATGCCTCATAGCCTCCTGATTagaagtgtggtgcacaacacacccataagcaagactctactagacacgacttgtggACTCCCTGGGAcacgacctgctctgataccaagtttgtcacgccccaaactaggGGAGGCACGACTGACACTCGATACTGTATTCGATCGAGTTAGCCACTAAACTTACTAGCTAACTAAACTAGGGCCCAACAGATCGAGCAGCACAACATCTGAAATACTAAGTCTGGACCGTTAAAGTCATGACCTGAATAACAATAAGCCATATAAACAAAAGTAGacgagccaaaataataaagtactagTTGGCCGACAAGGCCGCGATTGGAGACATACATGcttacacacatatatatacatgccaagccTATGGGTTGGGTACTGAAAGCTGCAAAAAGAAAGAATATTGTGTCCAcaatagcctctaagagtgtcataagcactgtcggaacaaggccccgactatacccaaactgtacacaaaagtaaccatcctatgaaagctccaggaagaggtggagcttaccaactcatACCTGAACCCCGAAATCCTATCGGAGGGGTCGATCAGAGTCCCTACCTGGACCTGCACACACGAAAcaaaaatgcagtgtccccaggcaacgggacatcagtacgaataaaaatgtattggtatgtaaggcagaaagtaGAATCATACATAGCTGATGTAAAAAAAATAGTGAACCCACCTGATACTGAAACTCTTATAGCCTCCATGACCGACATCTGACCTCATAGTAATCAATTATGCATGGTATGCTCGTGTAAGTGTATgtcgtgaatacatatatattgatgcaaatgcaTGACATACCCAACCAAATGCTAGCAATGGCGGTCTCTCTCGGTAGCTAACCGGTATCATATTGCCAACCTATGGCCATctgtacaatatatatagtttttcaGGCAAATAGGCCCCTTACCTCCGATTATAGCTTGAAGTTCATGCATAATATGCCATGTATGATATGAACTTTGAatgcacataataggccataacaagAACTTAGCCAATCTTGGCTCAAAGGTACTCTTATCCTCATAATCTCATAATCACCTTCGTATCCCAAACAATTGTCTCGTGGAACCTCATATgttttctttgaataaataagctTGAAAACTTAACTCGACTTTTAGAAAGATAACTTAACTCTAAAAATGTTCATAAAAAGCTTAAGGTGCTTCACTTAGTCCTTATTCCTGATTTCTTGATAATTAGTAAAGGAAAGTATATCAAAAATCAAGTGTTTTGATAGTTTAAacgtaaaatttatatttgagatttttggaaatcgatgtgtcactttagagattttaaaatatactttAACAAGGAAGAAGGACTGATCGTAAATACTAAATGCCTTTATTTTGTTTATTCACACAACCCAAAGACGAATAAGAATTCAATTATATAGACATATG
Proteins encoded in this window:
- the LOC138875186 gene encoding uncharacterized protein encodes the protein MYRVLRVMHASVTEAVELASFRLRDIVILWYEGWERSRGPDAPPAELEDFSEAFLAHYLPREVQEARLDQFFSLKQGDMSVRDYSHKFNSLARYAPDIVRTIRARVHHYMDGLGDHLIRDCRVASLSDDVDISRIQAFAQTTEDLSHQIRDTRKDREQSKRARTMGSYREPQGDFKPLLHRYPPRSADPDSTFSYITPFIAGKLDMRSELLPQPVEVSTPVDDSIVANHVYRGCTVLINDRPTSADLVELVMLDFDVIMGMDWLASCYANIVCRAKLVRFHFLGELVLEWKGV